TCTACAATAACCAGTTTGCTGAACACATCAGGATATTTGGTGGCGAGCATCAGCGCCATACCACCACCAAGACTATGTCCGATAATTACCGGTTTGGTAAGATGATTTTTGCGAACATAGGCGACAATTTCATCAGCCCATTTTTCGAGGCTTGGATTAGCATCTGCAGGGGCGCCGGCATAACCAGGCATTGTAAAAATGTGGCAGGTATAATCTTTATTCAGGGCTGCAGCAGTTTCTTTAAATACATCACCACTGCAGGTAAAACCAGGGATAAAAATGGCAACTTGTTTTCCTTTTCCTTCCACTTTTACCTGGAGGTTGGAAGATGTCTGTGCATTAGCGAACAGGTTCAGGAATAAGGCTGCGGTAGCGAGTATCAGGAAGAGGAAGAATGACTTTTTCATGTTTTTCGTTTTAAATTTCCTTTTAGATACACGACGTTTCAAAATGTTACAGAAATTTTTGAAATTTTTTTTAGTGATTGATTATCAACAAAAAAGAAACGCATGCACCTGAGGGTGACATGCGTTCTTTATAAATCAAAAGGCTGAGAAGGTTAGTCTGCTTTAAGATTTTTTACCGGGTTAGCAATAGCGGCTTTGATGGCCTGGGTACCTACTGTTAATAATGTAATGAGAATGGCTGTTAATGCGGATACTGCAAATATCCACCAGCTGATATTAACTCTGTAGGCGAATCCCTGCAGCCAGTTATTCATCATATACCATGCTACGGGGCCGGCTACTGCAAAGGCGATGATCACCAGTTTGAGGAAATCTGCAGATAGCATGGTGATAATACTGGTCACGCTGGCGCCCAATACTTTCCTGACACTGATTTCTTTGCTACGCTTCTTCGCAGTGAAGGTTGCCAGTCCGAATACACCGAGGCAGGCCACGAATACGGTGAGTCCTGCAAATATGGCCAGGATGCGGCCTACATTGGCTTCGGACTTATAAGTATCTTCAAAACGCTGGTCCAGGAAGGAATAGCTGAAAGGGGTATCTACGTTTAGCTGTTCCCATTCTTTCTGGAGGGTGGCCAGCAGGCCCGTTACATCTTTGGTATTGGTTTTAATAAGGATGTTGCCGTAGTTCTCACTCAATTTCATTACCAGCGGAGAAATCAGGCTATGCATGGATTTGAAGTGGAAGTCGTTCACTACGCCCACTACATGGAATTCCTTGCCGATGCCTTCATTGCTGAGATGACGGAAGGTCTTGCCTATCACGTTACCTGTCCAACCCATGGCTTTTACCGCCGCCTGGTTTATTATGACTGCGGTGGAATCCGTACTGTATGCCGGTGAGAAATTGCGGCCTTCGGCCAATGTCATCCCCATCACGTTGATATAATGTTCATCTATCTCGTAACAGATCGATTTTACCTGGGCACTGGTACCATTTTCAAAGATGAAGAAGTTATTATTATAGGTAGGCCCGGAAGGGATAAAACCTGAGGTGGTAATATCGGCCACCCTGGAATCCTGCTGAATGATGCTGCGCAGGCGTGCGGATACGGCCTGGTCGAGATGGTCGGCCTGGTTGAGGATGATGACCTGATCTTTATTATATCCCAGTTTTTTGTGCTGTATATAAGATAGCTGTTTATATACGACGGCGGTGCTCACCATCAGTGTAATAGAGATAAAGAACTGAAATACTACCAGCCCGCTTCTGAGACGGTTGCCCTGTTTGCCTCCCGGCGAGAAGCTGCGTTTCAGTGCGGCCTCCGGTTTAAAGGAAGACAGGAACCAGGCAGGATAGATGCCGGCAAAGGTTCCTACCACTACAGCAAAAAGGAAGAGGCCTGGAATGAGCCATAGCAGGTCGTGGCCGGAGATACTGAGATTGCGTTGTGCCAGCTGGTTGAAGGAAGGCAGTAGTATCACTGCCAGGATAGCCGCCAGCAGCGTGGCTATCAGAGTAATGGAAATGGATTCCAGCAGAAACTGCAAGACAAGCCTGTTCTTTGGAGCTCCCAAAACCTTGCGCATGGCCACTTCCTTGACACGGCCAATCGCATTGGCGGTAGTCAGGTTCATGAAGTTGATGCAGGCGATCAATATCATAAACAATACGATGGCGCCGAAGATATAGATGTATTTCATGTCGCCGGCAGGCTCCATTTCATCCGGGAAGTTTGAGTGCAGATGTATATCTGTTAAGGGTTGCAGGTAGATGCCTATGTCATTTCCTGCTGCCCTGAATTCTTTTAGGGTAAGGTGCATGGATTGTTCCATCTGCGGGGCCATGTACTTGTCCATGATAGCGGGCAGTTTGGCTTGTAGCTTCTGATAGTCGCTGCCAGGGCGTAGCAACAGGTAGGTATGGTAGCCGGAGGTCATCCAGGAATTGGAGGACGCGTCTGGAAATCCTGTGAGGGAGCCGATCATATCGAAGTGGAAATGTGCGTTTTCGGGGATTTTATCATAAACACCGGTAACGCGCATATCCTGGTTGGTATTCTTAAAATGTAATAGCTGTCCTACCGGATTCTGATCACCGAAGTATTTGCTGGCAATGGCTTTTGATATAACGATGGTATTGGGATCAGTGAGCGCGGTATTAGGGTCGCCATTCAGCAGGGGAATGGTAAATACCTTAAATAAGGATGCGTCGGCAAGGGCGTAGTTGTTTTCTTCAAAGGTTTTATCGTTAAGGCTGATGATGGGAGCGAAGGTTAATTTGATTCGGACAGCCTCCTCAATTTCCGGGCATTCATTTTTCAATGTCTGCGCTACCGGTGGAAATACGTGTGATTCATTCATCGCGTCAGATTTCACATGGCCGCGGAAGACCACCCGCACTATATCCCCGGACCGTTTGTTAAAGCGGTCGTAGCTCAGTTCGTGACTGATATATAGCAATATGATCAGGCTGGTGGCTATCCCTATAGCCAGTCCCGTAATATTGATCGCTGTGAAAGCCTTGTTGCTCCGGAGGTTCCGAAAGGCGACCTTGGCGTAATTCTGTATCATGTCAAAAGGAAATCAAAGGAAATGCCGTAACGGATTGGTATTGATTATCAGTAGATTAATTGTCTTTAAGTACTGGGATAATGTCCGTTTTTGAGACAATAGTGTTCAAATGCAGACAGCCATCGCTGATAGATTAAAGTTACATTTTTTAATTTTGGGTAAAACGGGCTGTAATGAAGATATATCAGAAAGGCGTAAGGCTAAGGCCAAGGGCGAGAGGATTTCACCTGATCACGGCAGAAGTGATGCAGGCGATGCCGGAGCTGGCGCGTATCAAAACGGGTATGTGCCAGGTGTTTATTCAACATACATCAGCGGGACTTACCATCAATGAAAACGCCGATCCTACGGTGCGGGTGGATTTCGAGACTTACTTCAACAAGGCGGTGCCGGAAAACGATCCCGATTATGAACATGACTATGAGGGTTCGGATGATATGCCTGCACATCTGAAAGCCTCTCTGCTGGGGAGTTCTGTGATGATTCCGGTGCATAACGGCCGTTTTGCCTTTGGTACCTGGCAGGGAATTTATTTATGTGAGCACAGAAATGAGGGCGGCGCCAGAAGCCTGGTGATCACCGTTTGGGGAGAAGAGTAAAAGGATTCCTGATTATAATTCCTGGTGATGGACTTTATATGCAGCGAGCATAATCAGCAAGGTGCCGGTAGATACCTGCAGAATATCACGCATGCTCTTAAGCGCTCTGGCAGCGAGTTTATAGGCTCCTTTAACGGAGATTTCCATAATTTGTCCTATCTGATCATAGTCTAATTCTTCAAAATATCGTAGGTAGATGATCTCCTTTTGCCGGCTATTCAGCTGGTTGAGGGCGTCTGTGAGCTGTTTCTGCTGTTCCTGTACCTGTTCTTTTTTAATATATGCCTGCTCGTAGGAGAAGTTGGCGAGGAAGTCGTGCTGATCTTTATCGAACGGTACCAGCGTTACGTTGCGGCGTGGCCGCAAGCGGTTGTACAAAGTGCTGCGAAGTGCTACAAACAGGTATGGGCGAAGGTCTACGTCGTTACTGAGGGTGTCTCTGTTTGTCCATAATTTGATAAAAAGTTCCTGGATAACATCTTTTACGAGGTCCTGATCGGCATGGAAACGAATAGCATATTCATACAACCGGTCAAAATACCGGTCATAAATTGTAGCAAAAGCCTGTTCGTTGCTTTGTTTTAGTGACTCCCAGAGTGTAATATCTGATGCAGATAAAAGATCCATATCCCAACTTCTTCGAATTAAATGTACAAAAAATCAGCATTGCCGTAGACGGTAGTTGGCTGTGTTGTTTTGGCTGATATGATATAAGGATATAATTGCAGTCGTAAAATTATAAAAACAATCGAGTTAAAAATTCATTTAAGAAAAATTAAAAAAATTAAAAAAAAGTGGGGTGTTTTGTAAAATCCTTGTGTTCTATTTAAACACGGGGTTATTTTTTACATCCTGTGAACGATTTAGTGGTACTAACGAAGGTGGATATTGGATAAAGCATATCATTTATTTTCTAAAGAAGATTTTCTGGAAGATGCAGATTTTCTGGAATGGGTAAGATATGCCCGCCCGGAAGCGGAGACATTCTGGACGTTGTGGCAGCAGGAGCAGCCGGCAAATCTGCAGGAGATGCTGGAAGCAAAGGCTGTAGTATCGGGGATCTACAGGTTAGAAAGAATGACGCCTGCGGCTGATATAAAAGCAGCAGTCTGGAAAAATATCCAGGCAGGAATAAGTGAAGAACAAAAAATATATCCGCTAAAATCCAGGAGTAACTGGTGGAAATATGCCGCTGCAGCAGTGGTGATACCAGCAGCGATTGTATTTGGATATTATAAATATATCAACAGAACGATTGTTATTAAGGCCGGATATGGGCAGATCGTAAAGTTGCATCTGCCGGATTCCACTGCCGTTACGCTGAATGGCAATTCTGTATTGACTTACGGGCCGTGGAAGGATGGAAAGCGTGAAGTATGGCTGGAGGGCGAAGGCCTCTTTAATGTAACGGCCACTAATAAGGCATTCCCGTTTATTGCGCATGCCGGAAAAGTAAAAGTAGAAGTATTAGGGACAGTATTCAATATAAAGAGCAGGCGGGATAATGCTGAGGTTTACCTGCAATCAGGTAAGGTAAGGGTAACCGCAGATGGTCATCAGCAGCCGATCATACTGGCGCCGGAACAGAAGGCCAGCTATGATGCAACCAGATTTATGCTTATGAGTACGCCGCCGGATAACAGTAACGCATCAACGGCCTGGCTGGAAAGCAAGATGCAGCTTAAGAATACGACAGTAAAAGAAATTATTGAGACATTGCAGGATACATATGGCTATACCATCATCCTCCAAAACTCATCTATTGCCAACAGATCTATTGACGGAACATTATCGCTAGACAACATCAACACCGTAATTTTCGAATTACAGGCGATACTGAATGTCTCCATCGAAAAGAACAATGACACGCTGACATTTAAGAGTAACGGCCAGCGGGGGTATTAAACAATTTCATTAAAACCAAGATCAATGAGGATTTGTACCAGACAAAGCCTGAGGGGCTTGCTATGCCTGTGGGTACTGTTAGTCACTTGCACCTATGCCAATGCACAGCAAAAGGAAATTTCTGTGAAAGAAGCCCTGGAAAAGGTAACAAAGTACTACGGCACTACCTTTATTTATGAAGGGCTGATCGTAGAAGGAAAGAAAACATCCGTGAATGTAGAAGCACTGTCCAAACGCCCTGTAGAGGAAGTACTGAAAGCGATCCTCTACCCGGAATTGTATTTTCTGTACGTAAATAAAAATCACTATACCATCGTTCCCCGTAAAAAGGCTGCCAACGCAGATGTGCCATTGGCTCCTGGTCTGGAGAAAGTCAAATCCGTTGATAGTGATGGAAATGTCACTCTGACAATTACTATCATCAGCGGTATGGTTACCGACGATGCAAAAACGCCGCTTCCCGGAGTGTATGTACAAACAGAAGGCGGCAAATACTGGGCAGTAACAGACAATACCGGTCGCTACGCTATTAAGGTTCCTAAAGAAACCGCTGAGCTGATTTATAATTACACCGGTATGGAACGCGAAAAGGTAGCGGTACTGAACCGTAATTATATTAATGTGGTGATGCAAAGTAAGGTGCTGAACGAAGTGGTGGTAACGGGTTACCAGACTTTATCCAAAGAGCGTGCTACTGGCTCCTTCTCAATTGTGAAGGCTGCTGACCTGGAAAAGCGCCGTATCTCTTCATTATCACAGGTATTGGAAGGTACGCTGCCAGGTGTGGTTAGTTACCGTGGAAGTATAAACGTTCGTGGAAGAAGTACTATTAATGCAACAGCAAGTCCACTTTATGTAATTGATGGTTTTCCAGTAGAAAGCACTTCCTATGATGCCAACAGATATATCCAGGAAAGTATACCAAATATAAATCCGGAAGATATAGAGAGTATTACCGTGCTGAAAGATGCGGCAGCAGCGTCTATTTATGGCGCCAGAGCGGCAAATGGCGTGATCGTTGTCACTACAAAAAAAGCGAAAGCCGGTAAAACACAGATAGGGTTTTCTGCTGACTATGCAGTAACTCCTTTGTATGATCTGGGCTATTATAACAGGGCCGGTTCTGCTGAAATGGTGGACCTCATCACTTCTTATTTTGATAATAACACATTATTAAAAACAAATACTGCCGGAGAAATAAAATCATTGAGAGAGGGCCCTGGTTATGTATCTCCAGCTTTGGATGTGCTGCTGCAAACACTGGAAGGAAAACTCACCCGTGAGCAGGCAGATGCCCAATTGGCTGTTATGCGTACTAAAGGCAACCAGTTTAATCAGCAGATCATGGATGCCTTTATGCGTCCTAAGACTAATCAACAGTATAACCTGTCTGTTGGTAAGGCAAGTGAATCCAATATCTTCAATCTCTCTGCTACCTATAAAAACAGTCTTGGGTATGGAAAGAATGACCGCAACAGTAACCTGGGTGTCAACGT
This window of the Chitinophaga sp. Cy-1792 genome carries:
- a CDS encoding RNA polymerase sigma factor produces the protein MDLLSASDITLWESLKQSNEQAFATIYDRYFDRLYEYAIRFHADQDLVKDVIQELFIKLWTNRDTLSNDVDLRPYLFVALRSTLYNRLRPRRNVTLVPFDKDQHDFLANFSYEQAYIKKEQVQEQQKQLTDALNQLNSRQKEIIYLRYFEELDYDQIGQIMEISVKGAYKLAARALKSMRDILQVSTGTLLIMLAAYKVHHQEL
- a CDS encoding secondary thiamine-phosphate synthase enzyme YjbQ; the encoded protein is MKIYQKGVRLRPRARGFHLITAEVMQAMPELARIKTGMCQVFIQHTSAGLTINENADPTVRVDFETYFNKAVPENDPDYEHDYEGSDDMPAHLKASLLGSSVMIPVHNGRFAFGTWQGIYLCEHRNEGGARSLVITVWGEE
- a CDS encoding FecR family protein; the encoded protein is MDKAYHLFSKEDFLEDADFLEWVRYARPEAETFWTLWQQEQPANLQEMLEAKAVVSGIYRLERMTPAADIKAAVWKNIQAGISEEQKIYPLKSRSNWWKYAAAAVVIPAAIVFGYYKYINRTIVIKAGYGQIVKLHLPDSTAVTLNGNSVLTYGPWKDGKREVWLEGEGLFNVTATNKAFPFIAHAGKVKVEVLGTVFNIKSRRDNAEVYLQSGKVRVTADGHQQPIILAPEQKASYDATRFMLMSTPPDNSNASTAWLESKMQLKNTTVKEIIETLQDTYGYTIILQNSSIANRSIDGTLSLDNINTVIFELQAILNVSIEKNNDTLTFKSNGQRGY
- a CDS encoding ABC transporter permease is translated as MIQNYAKVAFRNLRSNKAFTAINITGLAIGIATSLIILLYISHELSYDRFNKRSGDIVRVVFRGHVKSDAMNESHVFPPVAQTLKNECPEIEEAVRIKLTFAPIISLNDKTFEENNYALADASLFKVFTIPLLNGDPNTALTDPNTIVISKAIASKYFGDQNPVGQLLHFKNTNQDMRVTGVYDKIPENAHFHFDMIGSLTGFPDASSNSWMTSGYHTYLLLRPGSDYQKLQAKLPAIMDKYMAPQMEQSMHLTLKEFRAAGNDIGIYLQPLTDIHLHSNFPDEMEPAGDMKYIYIFGAIVLFMILIACINFMNLTTANAIGRVKEVAMRKVLGAPKNRLVLQFLLESISITLIATLLAAILAVILLPSFNQLAQRNLSISGHDLLWLIPGLFLFAVVVGTFAGIYPAWFLSSFKPEAALKRSFSPGGKQGNRLRSGLVVFQFFISITLMVSTAVVYKQLSYIQHKKLGYNKDQVIILNQADHLDQAVSARLRSIIQQDSRVADITTSGFIPSGPTYNNNFFIFENGTSAQVKSICYEIDEHYINVMGMTLAEGRNFSPAYSTDSTAVIINQAAVKAMGWTGNVIGKTFRHLSNEGIGKEFHVVGVVNDFHFKSMHSLISPLVMKLSENYGNILIKTNTKDVTGLLATLQKEWEQLNVDTPFSYSFLDQRFEDTYKSEANVGRILAIFAGLTVFVACLGVFGLATFTAKKRSKEISVRKVLGASVTSIITMLSADFLKLVIIAFAVAGPVAWYMMNNWLQGFAYRVNISWWIFAVSALTAILITLLTVGTQAIKAAIANPVKNLKAD